The sequence below is a genomic window from Gossypium hirsutum isolate 1008001.06 chromosome A11, Gossypium_hirsutum_v2.1, whole genome shotgun sequence.
ATCATAGCTCAAACACTAGTCAAAGCATAATGTACTAGGGCACTATTAAAACTATGTGTTTGTAACTTTTTTTCATGAGTGTTGGTAAAGCCAAACCCTTAAATTTCTAAAAGCAACCACACTTCACACTCACGTACGTAGATATTATTAAGAGTAACTTCACAATTATAACATggtaacatatttatgttatgataGAGAGAATAATACCATTTACCATTACGGGTGCCTAGTATTTTTTACCTTGagatgatatattatatattattttatagtggTAGCAGTTATATACTGATGATTTACTTTATCTAGCTCATTCAACTCAAGGCTTAACATTATTCCAAGTATTGGATcaagtttccatcatgggtgacttaAATATTATCAACTTGTAACTTATCTCTAAATGTTCAAAATTCCACATGGTGAAACTTTATatttctattttgaaaatttacaagaCCAACATTTTCATCATGTTTAATTATCCATTCCTTGTCTGATGAATGTTACTAGGGATATCATTTatacaattatcaatttactGTAATCACTTTATCTTTTCTTGTCATGATGGTTTCATATTTGTCTACTTTATTTATTTCTCCAAGAAATTACTTTTACAATTACCAAATATATGAAATTAcgcatcatatatatttttcactaAGTTAGTTACGTTATTGTAAAGGGGTCTCAAATCTTTTGGcgaaaacttaaaatttattgtGCATGACTTTTTTCTCAACAAGCTATATACATACAAAAgtgtttcatatatttttaaaacttagtCATATTAAAAGATCACCAATTGTCTAATATTTTGACTACAATATTACACATTTATACACCCTTTATCATagacattattaattattttatgactatAATCAAAACCATgtctatgaaattttattatatattcatGGCTAATGAATATATATTCATAGTCAATATATTTTGGAATATATTAGTCACTAGaataatgatattatattattatatgagCTAATGCTTTTTCACCATTCTAccttagttaaaaaaattaatcatgcaaattGCATATTACTTATTTCGTTTTTGTAGCCCAACTTTTATAATATAGATTTAAAAATAgtacaattatatataaaatttatttaacttaCAGTTTATTTTAAAAGAACCAAATGAATTCACGTTATATTAACGAAATTAACCACGTAGAGTAATATGATATATTATAGGTAATGCTCTAAGTAAtcatatattttgataattttattataaaaaaggcTTACTATGAACCAAACTTGGCCAGAAAGCATTCATCCATAGCAGTATTGAAGCTTGATTAGAAGGGTGGAAGGTGAGGGTGAGGGTTAAATTAGAGATATGGTTTCAGCCATCAGCGGAAGAAGCGGAAGAAAACTCTCAGAAGGAAGAAAAACAAGGGATTCGGTTGGTTGATGTGAAGTGTTTTTTCGCCCACACAATAAAGCTGAAGTGTTGTTTTCGGCCGACACACAAAAAAGGACAGGAGAGACGTGCCAACAAAATGGTCCAGTAAACGTTAAGGATAGCCAGACTTTGTTAGAAATGACTGCTCATTACAACCAAGAGATGGCATTGGTATTTGCCTGCTGCACTGCTATATATATTCCTACCTCCAAGACCTGGATCCATTTTCAATCTTATAGTCTATGCCCAACGTACAATGGAGGATCTACGTCATGTTTATAACGATGATATATTGGAATAACGAATTTCCCCTTTGTATGGGATACTATACTCAACTACTATATCTAAACTAATGTAATCATCAAACCCCTTTGATTGAGCCTTAAAACAATCCAAAGGATCCATATCAACTAAAATTCATTATCGTTGTCATTATCAACTAAAGGATCCATAAAGATCATTATCTTTATTGGAGCATTAATATTTGAAGAAACTGAGTGACATAAAAAAATagcattttttatataataaaattttcttagtATACTAAATTAAACAACCTCTAAAATCTAAAGTCTAAATCTAGATCACTGGATATGATACAATCCGTGACTGGATATCAGCAAAGTTCTTTCCTTTGTAATTTAGCTGCCAAATttcaactaaattaattaatatttgtatAGAAATCCCTAACACGGCATTCATTATCCAACATAAAATAAGCCAATGCTGCTTCCATCACATTTCCTCTTCTCACTAAAACTTAAGATTtaggagaaaaaagaaaagaaaatattttgagTATTGACCATGAGATTTTGCATAGTTTGCATCACGACCAGGTCCAATGCAGTGACTAAATAGCCCATCAACTGCCGACAAAGGACAAATTTTAAGATTACATGTTTTCCTTTAACCCCCGGGATGAAGAACAAGGTCACATTCAAATCCCAGAAATTTCCTAATTTCTGATTTGATTAAAAGAAAGTTCACTTTCGGTCTGCTACATCTTTTTCACATTGACATTGACTGGTTTCTGTAATTTCGTTTAAACCCATTTTCCACGGATTTATTTTACTAGACAAAACCCTGTTTCACTGTCTACTTGTGTAGACAAAAGCCTTGCCTGAAGAGTTGGATCAAACCAAAATATGTTGAAATAATTGGTTAGGTTCAGAGTATATGTAGAACCTGAATATTATCATCATGGCTCAACATATAATATTCACAAAGGAAAATGTTGTAGATCCCATATGGATGGCTCCAGATTTGTGTTACTGTTGTGTATACCTTGTATTATTAAAGTGAAGGCATCTTTCACAATAGCTTTAGAGTGATTAAATTAATAGAAGCTGCGCGGCATGCTGTCCATGCCACTGACATGACATTTTCCAAATCCCAACCGCTAATTCTATCTTATGATTTGTGTTTTTctattactaattaaaaatacGACAAAGATAAGTGTATTTGTTGATAAACAGTATAATTATGGTAAGTAAATATCTTAATCATTAGGATTAAAAGTATTAGTGATTAAcgttttcctattatttagccgataaattagagtgattattttaaattaagatttaCTAAATTAATCTAACTAAAGAATTCAACAAAGTATGaattaggaaaataatcgaataataatCAATGAGAGAAATAATACCTAGGAAAAAGTTCACCTAAAtttcatctattattatgaatctgaattaaacaatttattcacttggtatcttgatccgtagaaatccctaaattatgttaatatctctttcgagagtaatagcaattgactctaggttgattaattgaaatttttttctaattaaaacccctattgtttcATTAACTTAATCTATATATTCACCTATTAAATTTATATtgtcctatttctaagattgcatgcaactccactcaattatgctacaTTTACTCTTAAATAGGAATTTTTTCTCCTTTgatttaagcatattaaacatgaattaatatcccgagaatattaaaataagagataagcacacatttttatatataaaaaaagagatAAGAACACATAACTTAGAACACGAATgaagtatttatcgcgtaaaacgaaaatcaaataatagaattcatcgtGGGGTTTATCTTACCTAGGAAATTAATTCATAGTAAATAAAAACATCTTGaagtcagaataaccacaagaaataaagaaactcataaaaacttcaaaagaaattaaaaggaggtcttcAATCTTAATCAAAATCTGCTTCAGAGTTGActccaatggtgttcttcgagttgttttcttcaatattctttgATTTCTCTATATactcttcttctatttggtatttctagactttagaatgcttagaaagcttaaaaattaggttttttttgcGTGTTTGGGATGCGAATCGCAAAATCGACACGGTTTGGCACATagccgtgtgtctagcccgtgtgggAAGCCCAGCTTGTGTGGCTCTAGAAATCTACTCTTGTCCGATTTTAGCTCGTTTTTCGCTACTTTTGCTCCTAAATGCTctcttaaatataaaaacatgaattcaaAGAATTAGAACGATAAACTTCACCAAATCATTTAAAAACGCATTAAAGAaaggattaaaacatgttatttttatcATTGATCACCTTGAAACCTTCAATTCCATTCCTCCTAATCTTATCACtaaattggattaaatttaaaattgaatttgataaatttctATAGTAATTTCTGTTATTcagaatataaatttttatttaaagaagACTtgaattcattatatatatatgtgaacaCTTTTATTTGGTcgtattaatataatttagaagGCAAAGAAATCGCGTGGGTATTTGTATATTAGGATAGGAAAAGAGGAAAATTGGGAAGAAGTCTGCCCAGATTTTTGGAGGTTAGCATCTATCCATACGTTTACAAACTTAATATTCTAAACACAACCTGATAATCACATACAATTATTATCATTTGTTTATGGGTTTAGGATTACGGTTTGCTGGGATTTTATAATAaacaaattttcacaattttataACTCCTAAAATAGACAGCTCAAGTGTAcatatattcatacaaaattgGACATGCCTGAAGTGaggcttccattcaacaataTATAAAGCAGATATGGATCAACAGCAATATCTATCTAAACACAATTTGACaaagatttatatatattaaacaaaactGGGTTGGAAAAGCCGTCAGTCAAATTTTGTGATGGAACATTCCACCCAAATTACTAAATGACAAATATATCAGACAAATCAAAGCATAATAAAATCTTTCATTTCTCCATCTCAACCTTTTACGGTCCAAAGCAACCtcattttcattttatatattaaaactagtgttttctctctttttttatctgGAAAAGTTGACTTCAATCAAAGCTTAAGGCATATCATCAATTtgatagaaaattaaaaatgttacttttaatcttctataataatttcatttatctatctaatttttaaatattataagaaaatagttatcaatatttgatattaaaatcatatttaacctttcaattttcaaaatataaaaacataatattattaattactgTGATTTAaacaatttagaaatgtgattttatttattaaaaattattttcatttaataaaataggattaatacatttttatataaaatttaaaaaataatatcttaacaaaaaaattatgtttatttcACTTAAGAATAGAATTAATTTTGCACAATTTTAAAGAAAGATGTTGTTACAAGAGGTAAGAAGTGTACTTcattatttatgaaaaaatatcataaagaaaaaaaacaaaatataaaaaaattaattttacattataataaaatattattaaactcCATGAGAATTAAATCTTACTAAAAATACATAACcatgtaaataattaaaagagagagagagagattgtaACTTGTAAATGAAGTTAAAGTAATAGAAGGGATAAAGATGATTTTGTTTGTATGTTATTGGTAGATGAGAGATTCTAATTTTGATGTTGACAAAATTTAATATCACCATTTTAACACCCCATTTAACCTTATTTCATCTTGTGTAGATATTTTTCTAAAACGAAAACCTCACTCTTGCTAAGTgagaaattttcaaaaacatttgctATTATTCtgtcaaattaatttaaaaatcatattattagCTTGGATATTTTTTGAAAAACTCCTTTTAATTTGCAGCGAAAAACTAGTTACTtaccaatatatttttttaaatggttACCTTATTTAATTATCAGAAAAATCATGCTTCTCGTTTAAAACTAACCTACTAAACCAAGTGTCAAagcccaaaaccaaaataaaagtcCATAAAGATAATTGACAATCCAAAAGCCCATACTTAAAGAATTATTTAAAACCAGTTCATTTTGAGAATCCGAATCAAAATTTCTGAGCGCCGCCCAATCCTAATCCTAAGGATTAcctgagaaaataaaataacaaagtgAGCTAAAAGCTCAGTGTGTGTCATAGCCCAATAACATAACATAGAGTAAAATTAATGCACAGATTATAACATATCAAATCAGATAACAGATGGCATGGTATGTTTAGCAATGCAAAGTATCATTCAGAATAGATCCTACCCCCAACCGCTACataccatctccgtccatccAACACACCAGACAGGGTGGTCATAGGCCACCGAAACATtatgcagacaagctgccagatATATGTGGAATTACCTCCATGAACAAATAATACAGATTACTACCAAAATCAAATTTGCGATTAAACCGTTAGATTCGCAGATTGTAGTCTGCCAAAACTTTCTCCATATTATACATATCCCAACCCCAATGCACATACACAAATCAGACATGCTCAAATACAAGTATAACAAATTAGAATCATGCCTTTAGCATATACAATttaacatatcaaaaacatgctcATTGACATATTCGGCCAACAAAAATAggcaaataacacatttagcaaCACAGTTAGGGGCACATATGCATTCGACTAACCCATACTAAGGCATACTCACCTTGATCATGACACCCAACTCACTTGcccatattcggccataacaaAAACACACCCACAATCAATCAGCTAACACTGAGTTTCATAGTTAGGGGATACATACATTTGGCCATCGCAAGAAAAACACTAATCACAATCAAACGATTTCAAATAAAGCACAAAAACATTCAGTTATCATCATACACACACAACTCACGTTGGGTTAGGACACACACCTGATTGCTTTGGAAATGTCAGCACTACAATAACAATCTAAGCTCTGCACACCACAACAAACCTCAACCCATTAGAACCCACACACAACCTGATCTAGGGCATTTGACCCCTTGCTCTCCCTTAAAAATATTCGGCCAATGTATGGCTAAAACCAACTAACCCCTAAAACTAAGGCATTTTGTTACTTACCCTTAAAGAGAAGATTGTCGAAAACTCAATTCGCAAGAGGGAGCTTACATCCCTCCTTAACAACTAGGCCAATGCCTCACACATGataacaaacatacaaaatttaaagaaaagctAGGTGTGGCAAGCTAGATTTTAGgccaaaattaatgaaaattttaagggaAATGATTTGAATACAAAACCTTAAACGCATCACCAAAATACTTAACAACTAAACCAgatcaattttattaaaataattaacactATAAGAAATTTAAAGTACTACAACCACAAttcttaagaaaataaaaaataataataatcataaaacccCTTTTCCCACATTAGTTTTATTGactaaatattgtataaaaacaaatggagttttatttaaatttttatacaataattgACATGTGCTTTCTCGTACTCAAGTCCACGGGATCATTAGTGGACAACAGAAAATTGTGGGACTTGAAACTTGAAATAAGTGAGTTGCTTGTAACATCACCATTTGGAAAATCTTTAAAAGACATACAAGATAAGCCTACTTTTGCTCCTATAAGGATCCATTCAAATCACCATCATACCAATACAATTTCAATTATAAGATACCAGTGGAGGAAATAATTACAGAGTTTGGAACTCTATTTAGATTTCtttgatattatattttaaacattagttaatttaactttttcttaGTGCAGTTTAGGGATGTGAACTACATATTAAtttgtataaattaaattattcgggttttatttaaaaaaaattaatttcaatttaattattttaaagttgAATAAATCCAACTACcaatcaaatcaaattgaaataaattcaaaattaggatatttaaatttgtatatcTCCATTCGAATTAGATGAAATATGTCacattaaaagatttttttttttaaattatttaaaagatgtTATATGTCAATAACTTGAGACCCGAGTCCTAGAAAGGATTCGAGCCTCCAACCCACGACCCGACCATGAGAAGATAACAAGGCAAACTAGCTCGCAAGGCAAGGCTACAGATCCAGCTCGCGAGAAATTCTCGTGAGCTCACAAGGCAAGGTTGTAGGACCAACACGCGGGTCCAACTCACAAGGCAAAGCTATAGACCCAGCTCGCAAGAACCTAAGGAAGATCGTAATCTCACTTTGCATACACCAAAGGACTCATTGAAAGGGCCACGTACTCCACAAGCCATCCAAACACATGTCTAGTAAGTACGAAGTCCTCCCAGAACGCCAATCCCAAGAGCAAAAAGGACTGCGTGTTCCGTAGACACGTGCCCAAcaaacttaaagtttgcaaaGAATGTTAGTATTAGGGGCAGTGGAATCAAGATAAAATAGTGGAACTCTATGTATAAATACGTacaaaagagttttttttttctttatataaaaaaaatcaaaatctttCAATGGCgcataaacaataaaaacaaaataatttaaattaatgagATTaccaggaaaaagaaaaagaaaaggaaaggacaGTTGAGTTAAAAGTTTTATATGAACTTAGTTGGCATCATAATCAGCTTGCAATTTTAAGTAAAGTGGTTTCCATTATAACAAAGatattataaacatatttaaGTGCAATTATCCTTAATCATATAAACTTCACAACTTGTACTTGCTATTCTATTTGTTCTTCTCTCTCATTCAGTCATTGGCGTAAATGGAAATTACCTTAAAAATTTACATGTGGAGCTGCCACCCACTCAACGCTTGCTGTTTGATAtgggattttaattttaattttaagtttatggtAATAAATTCAATTCCACCAGGCCCACTCCTGGATTTTGATTCTTCAGCCTTGGTGCCGGTGCCGGTGCCGgtgccggcgccggcgccggcgccggcgcgaGGGGCAGATATATTAGCATTGCCAAAACAAACAAGCCCCATGAAAGTAATTAGGAAGAAAAACACGTGGTCCCTACGAAGACATCAGGTGGCCCAAAGATTGACGCGAGATTCCATGTTGGTAAATGACACGTGGTATCATGTATTGTCAGTAATCGGTATAGGTCGTAGCTGTATCCCTGTGGGCTCACCCCTGCTAACTTTGTCTTGTATTTAGACATTGTACGAGTAGAAAGATACATGTATGTGGTTATGTACCCACCCTATATATATTTAGTGAATTAAATTCATCAACGCCTTTACACAATAGAACATCCTTGTGTTTTCTGGTTTCATTCCCCCACACTATTTTTTTCCCATTATATTAGCTTTGTTGCCCTTTTCCAAGAAAACTGCACTTGCACTTGTCGCTCGACTCTTTACCCTTATCTCTCAAGCATCATTTTCATCCATTTATCAGTCTATCTTTTGCTTCCTTTTTCTTagtcctttcttctttttctttttccgtTTAGACAAAGGGACTAAAATTTTCAGGCTAGAAAAAAGATGACTGGGGGAGTTGAGGAACGTGATCAAAGCGTGAGTCTTGATCTTCTTAAGCAGAAAATGGCTAACTTCGCCAAAGAACGGGACTGGGATCAGTTTCACAGCCCTAGAAATCTCCTTTTGGCCTTGGTACGTATCTCAACCAAACCTTCATAAGGCTTGCTCTTGCTctttctctttattatttttctgggatttttttattaagttttgtctttgaatatTTGATGCTTTCCATTTCTATGGGACATGAAAGATGGAAGGGTTAGCTCTTACAAgcttttttctttgctttttttttggggggtagTTTCTTTGATTTTCTGTATGGGAAGATTTGAGTTTGACCAAGCAAAATACAGCCTAAACCAGTTGGATTATTAGATATATTAATTGTTTTGTCGTCAAGCCATGTTTTCCTTAAATCACAACACTTACTTGCACTTTTGCAAGTGGCCCTTTTCCGGAATTTTCTCTTATTACTTAAGTGCCTTTCTTGACGTCCAAGTTAGGGTTTTTACGGAATTTGCACTTTTTCCAACTTGGCCTGCTTGAAATGCTTCTTGCGCAGAGTCAAACTTGACAAACTGTCCCTGCAAAGCTCAAACaagtttttccctttttattttctgaaTCACTGGAAATCATTACCCTTTTCTCTTTGTTGCTATTATTATATACATGTCATAAAGTAGATTCATGATTATTGTTCACTGTAATGGCTAAACTCTTGACACATTTTTGGTGATAATTCATATAAGGTGGGTGAAGTGGGAGAATTGTCGGAGATATTTCAGTGGAAAGGGGAGGTCCCAAAAGGGTTGCCTGattggaaagaagaagaaaaagttcaCCTTGGTGAAGAACTCTCAGATGTTCTACTCTACCTTGTAAGGCTGTCTGATATATGTGGTATTGATCTGGGCAAAGCTGCTCTGCGCAAAGTTGAACTTAATGCCATCAAGTACCCAGCTTCAAAGAAAAACTTCAATACCAGCAATGGCACTGCACACACTGGTTGATCATCTTTTCCAGAAAAAAGTTTGCTAa
It includes:
- the LOC107923131 gene encoding dCTP pyrophosphatase 1, coding for MTGGVEERDQSVSLDLLKQKMANFAKERDWDQFHSPRNLLLALVGEVGELSEIFQWKGEVPKGLPDWKEEEKVHLGEELSDVLLYLVRLSDICGIDLGKAALRKVELNAIKYPASKKNFNTSNGTAHTG